In Paraflavitalea devenefica, a single window of DNA contains:
- the amaB gene encoding L-piperidine-6-carboxylate dehydrogenase: protein MDFLASLKIQGNNAGVSTGATWINSSGKAIESYSPVDGKLIGTVQTADAASYEAVIAKAQEAFLAWRQWPAPKRGEIVRQIGEALRQYKEPLGKLVSYEMGKSLQEGYGEVQEMIDICDFAVGLSRQLHGLTMHSERPAHRMYEQWHPLGIVGIISAFNFPVAVWSWNTMLAWVCGNVCVWKPSEKTPLCAVACQHIVAEVFAKNNVPEGVCGLIVGNRDAGEWMAADTRIPLVSATGSTRMGKAVGAAVGARLGKALLELGGNNAIIISKDADLDIAVRGAIFGAVGTAGQRCTTTRRLIIQEDVYDTVKNKLVGAYQQLSIGDPLDEKNHVGPLIDKDAVRLYSASIEACKKEGGQFIVEGGVLEGNGYESGCYVKPCIAEAQPGFAIVQHETFAPILYLLKYKTLHEAIAIQNGVPQGLSSAIMTLNLREAEQFLSAAGSDCGIANVNIGTSGAEIGGAFGGEKETGGGRESGSDAWKAYMRRQTNTINYSAQLPLAQGIKFDL from the coding sequence ATGGATTTTCTTGCTTCGCTCAAAATACAAGGTAATAATGCCGGGGTGTCTACCGGCGCCACCTGGATCAATAGCTCCGGAAAGGCTATTGAATCTTATTCTCCGGTAGATGGGAAACTGATTGGCACGGTGCAAACTGCTGACGCTGCCAGTTATGAAGCCGTTATTGCCAAGGCACAGGAAGCGTTCCTGGCCTGGCGGCAATGGCCTGCCCCCAAGAGAGGCGAGATCGTGCGCCAGATCGGGGAAGCCCTCCGGCAATATAAAGAGCCGCTGGGCAAACTGGTGTCTTATGAAATGGGCAAGAGCCTGCAGGAGGGTTATGGAGAAGTACAGGAGATGATCGATATCTGTGATTTCGCCGTAGGACTCTCCCGCCAGTTGCATGGCCTCACGATGCACAGTGAGCGCCCGGCCCACCGCATGTATGAGCAATGGCATCCACTGGGTATTGTGGGCATTATTTCCGCCTTCAATTTCCCCGTAGCCGTGTGGAGCTGGAATACGATGCTGGCCTGGGTATGCGGCAATGTATGCGTGTGGAAGCCTTCTGAAAAGACACCGTTGTGCGCGGTAGCCTGTCAGCATATTGTAGCCGAAGTATTCGCTAAAAATAATGTACCGGAAGGTGTGTGCGGACTGATCGTGGGTAACCGCGATGCCGGGGAATGGATGGCCGCCGATACCCGCATACCACTGGTATCTGCCACCGGCTCCACCCGTATGGGCAAGGCCGTAGGGGCTGCCGTAGGCGCGCGCCTTGGGAAGGCCCTGCTGGAACTGGGCGGTAATAATGCGATTATTATTTCCAAAGATGCCGACCTGGACATTGCCGTCCGGGGCGCTATTTTCGGGGCGGTAGGTACTGCCGGGCAACGCTGCACTACTACCCGCCGCCTGATCATCCAGGAAGACGTATACGATACGGTCAAGAATAAACTGGTGGGCGCCTACCAACAACTGAGCATCGGCGACCCGCTGGATGAGAAGAACCATGTAGGTCCGCTGATTGATAAAGACGCTGTGCGCCTCTACTCAGCCTCCATTGAAGCCTGTAAGAAAGAAGGCGGCCAATTCATTGTGGAAGGCGGCGTACTGGAAGGGAATGGTTATGAAAGCGGTTGTTATGTGAAACCCTGTATTGCCGAAGCGCAACCGGGTTTTGCCATTGTGCAGCATGAAACGTTTGCCCCCATTTTGTACCTGCTGAAGTATAAGACGCTCCATGAAGCCATTGCTATCCAGAACGGGGTGCCCCAGGGGCTTTCCTCCGCTATTATGACCCTCAACCTGCGGGAGGCGGAACAGTTCCTTTCGGCTGCCGGCAGCGATTGCGGCATCGCCAATGTGAATATCGGCACTTCCGGCGCTGAGATCGGCGGCGCTTTTGGCGGGGAGAAAGAAACCGGCGGTGGACGCGAAAGCGGCAGCGATGCGTGGAAGGCGTATATGCGGAGGCAGACGAATACGATCAATTATTCGGCTCAATTGCCACTGGCACAGGGGATTAAGTTTGATTTGTAG
- a CDS encoding OmpA family protein → MKKLITLLCLLVVAGTGFAQLRVAILGGPHSSSVKETNSLPGWTTDVEPFYANRGGFNAGFLAEIPLDASGRLYLQPGLFYMSKGRKYQRFNDTTVIQTDTLSVKSNFFTNYIDLPLNLTLKLPLGKKSKFFLSAGPYISLFYNGKSSQETVVAVGDSVLKFDKTEDDLEVGKATNKAKTFDYGINGRAGFELGGVILSGFFSQGLGNFFQPDYDATFKHKVIGASVGFWLNKGPALAPKKPKDRDKDGIPDAEDGCPTLPGTALSKGCPDKDGDGIPDNVDKCADVAGVVAYKGCPIPDTDKDGVNDPDDKCPNEAGPASNNGCPLPKPEPDTDGDGVIDSADKCPTESGKRENNGCPVPPVIQQEVIEKVNYAARNILFTKGSDKLAASSYKALDEVTAILQKEPSLRLVIDGYTDNTGQAATNLLLSQKRADAVQKYLTDKGIAASRLNATGHGQANPIAPNTTEDGRNKNRRVELKLERQ, encoded by the coding sequence ATGAAAAAATTGATTACGCTGCTGTGCTTACTGGTGGTTGCGGGTACTGGTTTTGCCCAACTCAGGGTGGCTATCCTGGGCGGCCCCCACTCCTCCTCGGTGAAAGAAACCAATAGTTTGCCCGGGTGGACAACCGATGTAGAACCCTTCTACGCCAACCGGGGCGGTTTTAATGCCGGTTTCCTGGCAGAGATTCCCCTCGACGCCTCCGGCCGGTTATATCTTCAGCCAGGACTTTTCTATATGTCGAAGGGCCGGAAATACCAGCGGTTCAATGATACCACAGTGATCCAGACCGACACGCTTTCCGTGAAATCGAATTTCTTTACGAATTATATTGATCTTCCCCTGAACCTGACCTTAAAGCTGCCCCTGGGCAAGAAAAGCAAGTTCTTTTTGAGCGCAGGCCCTTATATCAGTTTGTTTTACAATGGCAAAAGCAGCCAGGAAACGGTGGTAGCCGTTGGGGATTCTGTCCTTAAGTTTGATAAAACAGAAGATGATCTCGAGGTGGGTAAAGCCACAAATAAGGCCAAAACCTTCGATTATGGCATTAATGGCCGCGCCGGTTTTGAGCTGGGCGGTGTGATCCTCTCCGGCTTTTTCAGCCAGGGACTGGGGAATTTCTTCCAGCCCGATTATGACGCCACGTTTAAACACAAAGTGATTGGCGCTTCGGTAGGCTTCTGGCTCAATAAAGGTCCCGCCCTGGCCCCCAAAAAGCCCAAAGACAGGGATAAAGATGGTATTCCCGATGCAGAAGATGGCTGCCCCACCCTGCCCGGTACCGCCCTTTCCAAAGGCTGCCCGGATAAAGATGGGGATGGAATTCCCGATAATGTAGACAAGTGTGCCGATGTGGCCGGTGTAGTCGCCTATAAGGGCTGCCCCATCCCCGATACGGATAAAGACGGTGTGAATGATCCCGACGATAAATGTCCGAATGAAGCAGGCCCTGCCTCCAATAATGGTTGTCCGCTGCCCAAACCTGAACCGGACACCGATGGAGATGGTGTGATCGACTCGGCAGACAAATGTCCCACCGAATCGGGTAAACGTGAAAATAATGGCTGCCCGGTGCCGCCTGTTATCCAGCAGGAAGTGATCGAAAAGGTGAATTATGCCGCCCGCAATATCCTCTTTACGAAGGGAAGCGATAAGCTGGCCGCCAGCTCTTACAAAGCGCTGGACGAGGTAACCGCCATCCTGCAGAAAGAACCTTCCCTGCGCCTGGTGATTGACGGCTATACCGATAATACGGGACAAGCCGCCACCAACCTGCTACTGTCGCAAAAACGCGCCGATGCGGTGCAAAAATACCTGACCGATAAGGGTATAGCGGCCAGCCGGTTGAACGCCACAGGCCATGGACAGGCCAACCCCATTGCCCCCAATACGACCGAAGACGGGCGCAATAAGAACCGGCGGGTGGAACTGAAACTGGAAAGGCAATAA
- a CDS encoding S8 family peptidase — translation MIKPVKVTGLAVALVLTGFIAQAQQDEHAQSDELPKGWHLLDKAKDGYYGISVDKAYEFIKLKKLKGKTVVVAVIDSGVDTLHEDLKEVLWKNPKEIPGNGIDDDGNGYVDDVYGWNFIGNKDGRNLKQDSYEGARVYHLLKPKYDGKMINPATLKGDELEEYNMWVKAKARIEGHNGEPQLDLYMLKRLLKGAKQGDSILQVALKKGTYTGNDLDTMSTATEVDKAARANILYLFRANQRMDQTNKELIGDFDEFVAGEEKKAEAKDKVPPPYRAEVVGDNENDITDKYYGNNDVMASTPFHGTHVAGIIGAVRNNGKGMDGVADNVKIMMIRAVPDGDEHDKDIALAIRYAVDNGAKVINMSFGKDFSPQKKWVDEAVRYADSKGVLLVHAAGNDAKNVDTADNFPNPVYRGVKGKATNWITVGASGDPKAGGITASFSNYGKKEVDVFAPGVRIYSTIPGTTTYGNAQGTSMASPVVAGAAAFLLEYFPYLTPEQVKYCLEKSAQSPGEKVNKPGTDDEVNLSDISKTGGVINVYEAAKIAATLQPKTVVKKKAAKPVLQNKKG, via the coding sequence ATGATCAAACCGGTAAAAGTTACAGGGCTGGCTGTCGCCCTTGTGTTGACAGGATTTATCGCGCAGGCGCAACAGGATGAGCATGCACAATCCGACGAATTACCCAAAGGCTGGCATTTGCTGGACAAAGCCAAAGACGGTTATTATGGCATCAGTGTAGATAAAGCCTATGAATTCATCAAGCTGAAGAAGCTGAAAGGAAAAACAGTGGTGGTCGCCGTTATTGACTCCGGCGTTGATACCCTGCATGAAGACCTGAAAGAAGTGCTGTGGAAGAATCCCAAAGAGATCCCCGGCAATGGCATCGATGATGATGGCAATGGCTATGTAGACGATGTGTATGGCTGGAATTTTATCGGTAATAAAGACGGCCGCAACCTGAAGCAGGACTCTTATGAAGGCGCCCGTGTATACCACCTGCTGAAACCCAAATACGATGGCAAAATGATCAATCCCGCCACGCTGAAAGGCGATGAGCTGGAAGAATATAATATGTGGGTGAAAGCCAAGGCCCGGATCGAAGGCCATAACGGAGAACCACAACTCGACCTCTATATGCTGAAACGCCTGCTGAAAGGCGCCAAGCAAGGCGACAGTATTTTGCAGGTGGCCCTGAAGAAGGGTACGTATACCGGTAATGACCTTGATACGATGAGCACCGCCACCGAAGTAGATAAGGCTGCCCGTGCCAATATCCTGTACCTGTTCCGCGCCAACCAGCGCATGGACCAGACGAATAAAGAACTGATCGGCGATTTCGATGAGTTCGTAGCCGGTGAAGAAAAGAAGGCAGAAGCCAAGGATAAGGTACCCCCTCCTTACCGCGCCGAAGTGGTAGGCGATAATGAAAATGATATTACCGACAAGTATTACGGCAACAACGATGTGATGGCCTCTACCCCCTTCCACGGTACCCACGTAGCCGGTATTATCGGCGCCGTGCGCAATAATGGCAAGGGCATGGACGGCGTGGCCGATAATGTAAAGATCATGATGATCCGCGCCGTGCCCGACGGCGATGAGCACGATAAAGATATTGCCCTGGCTATCCGCTATGCGGTAGACAATGGCGCCAAGGTGATCAATATGAGCTTTGGCAAGGATTTCTCTCCCCAGAAGAAATGGGTGGATGAAGCCGTTCGCTATGCCGACAGCAAGGGCGTATTGCTGGTACACGCTGCCGGTAATGACGCCAAGAATGTAGACACTGCCGATAATTTCCCCAACCCGGTATACCGGGGCGTGAAAGGCAAGGCTACGAACTGGATCACGGTAGGCGCCAGCGGCGACCCCAAAGCAGGTGGCATTACCGCTTCCTTCTCCAATTATGGCAAGAAAGAAGTAGACGTATTCGCCCCCGGCGTACGCATCTATTCCACGATCCCCGGCACCACTACGTATGGCAACGCCCAGGGTACCAGCATGGCCTCCCCGGTAGTAGCCGGCGCCGCCGCTTTCCTGCTGGAATATTTCCCCTACCTCACCCCCGAGCAAGTGAAGTACTGCCTGGAGAAATCGGCGCAGTCGCCCGGCGAGAAGGTGAATAAGCCTGGTACAGATGATGAAGTGAACCTGTCGGATATCAGTAAGACCGGTGGGGTGATCAATGTGTATGAGGCGGCTAAGATCGCGGCTACGTTGCAGCCGAAGACAGTGGTGAAGAAGAAGGCGGCGAAGCCTGTGTTGCAGAACAAGAAGGGATAA